GCCGCATTGACGCCGAGTTCTTTTTTGACGCGTTCGGGGTCCCAGCCTTTGAGGACATAGCAAGAAAAAATCTGGTATTGGCGGGGAGAGACCAGGGCCTTCACCCGTCGGAGGGCGATGTCCATGATCTTGTCCTGCCATTCTTTGTCCCAGAGTTTTTCGAGAGTCATGCCGTTCGGGTCGGCGCAGCGGTCAATCGGTGCAGTGCGGCGGTCGTCCGTTTCATCGGCATACAGATTGGCCTCGCGGCTCTGCTGCTTTTTACGGCGGCGAAATTGGTCCAAAATACGCCAGCGCGCTTGATTGAGGAGGAAGGATTTGAAGGAGCCGAGGCTGGTATCGAATTTCTTCTTTTGCAGATTTTTGGCCACGCCAATGAAGGTTTCCTGCACGACGTCGCTGGCTTCATCATCACTGAGACCGGACTTACGGGCGACGTGGAAGACGAATCCAGAGTAGGTGCGGTAAAATTCGTCCCAGCTTGACCAATCGCTCCAGTTGTCCAGTCGCTCGATCAAGGTCTTACGTGTCGCGGGTGAGCCGGACACTTCCTTGATCATTTCTTCGGTGATTTCTTTTGGGAGCGGTTCCTCCATGATGGAAAGTGTAGGGATGAGGCAGGTGTGGCAACGGCTATTTGAAACACCTCGTTGGCGTTTTGGATGCGGTCAAAACTGCAATAAAGCTATTTCGCGGATGCGGCTCAGATTGGTGGTGCGGGACAGTACGGATTTGGGTGCTCCGAAGGTTCTTTATTTAAGCTCCCCTGATAGAGACGGGTTTTCGGGGCGTAGTATTCAGCCCCCAACCACTGTCAGTCTGCTCGCTCAACCCTCTTCCTGAGCAGATCGCTTCCTTGTTATGCTGTCATCCATGCCCTCCAGTCACCTGTACCGTTCGCTGCACGCCGTTGCAGCGCTGAGCTTGTGCCTGATGTCTGGGTGTTCCCAGGGGTTTTTCAAAAAATGGGCGGACAGGGAAGTCTTTGGCATCATTGGCAAAAAAGCGCAGTTCGTTCCTGGGGCTGAAGATGACACGCTGTTGAGTGTGACGCCGCCGCAGCCCGTGAATCTGGATGTGCTCATCAAGAACTCCGAGACGGCAGATTTCCTGGGAGAGCGGGCCTTTATCGAAAAAGGCGCGCGGGTGATCAGTTTGGCCGATGCCCTGGATTTCGCCGTGCATCGCAACCGCACTTATTTGGGACGAAAGGAAATTGTCTATCTCTCCGCGCTGACACTCACGGGCACCCGGCAGCAGTTCAGCCCGATTGTGGGAGCTGATGGTGGCGCTGCCTATACGGATACTCAGGTGAAAACTGGGGTAAACAATCTAGTGCGGTCCAACACGCTAACAGCCGATGGCGGAGCAGGCGTGGATTATCTGATGAAAACGGGCACGCGTCTCGCGATCGGCCTGACGACCGATTTCACCCGCTTTTTTACCGGCGGTCTGCGGAATGTCTCGGATTCGCAGGCCAGTGTCGTCTTGTCACAGCCTTTGCTGCGTGGGGCGGGTGTCTTGGCGGCCTCTGAGCCTCTGCGTCAGGATGAGCGCGATGTTTTGTACACGATTCGTGATTTTACCCAGTATCGTAAAGAGTTCGCCGTCAGCATCACCACACAGTATTTGCGCACCTTGCAGGCTCGTGAAGCCGCCCGTAACCGCTACGTGGCTAACCGGGCTGCTGCCGCCTCCATCATTCGTGAAGGTGCCCTCGCGGAGGCGAATCTGCGCACGCAATCTAGCCTGAAGCAGATCCAGCAGGGGCAACTCACCTATGAGCGTAACTGGATCACGGCCGTGCGTAACTATGAAGAACAACTGGATGATTTAAAGATCGCCCTGGGTCTGCCAGTGACGGAGCGCATCATCTTGAGCAACACGGAGCTGAAGCGCCTGGAAGTGGTGGAGCCTAAGGAGGACCTGGATACCGTGATGGACACGGCCTTGATTACCCGGCTGGACCTCTTCAATCAGCGGGATCGTCTTGCGGATACGCGTCGGCGGGTGAAGATTGCTCACCAGCAAACATTGCCCACGCTGAATGCCTTGGCGGGGTACCAGATCGGCACACCGAATAACAACGAGGGACTGGAACTGAACCCCAGGGTGCGCCGCTACACGGGTGGGGTGGACGTGGACCTCAACCTCAATACAAAGCCGGAGCGGAATGCCCTTCGTGTGAGCCAATTGGATGAGCAGTTAGCGCAGCGGCAACTGGACCTGGCCGAGGAGCAACTGCGCAGCACGATCCGCACGGACTGGCGCGGTTTAGCGGTGGCGCGGAAGCAGTATGATCTGGCTCAGAAGGGGCTGGAACTGGCCCAGAAGCGTCTTGAAATCGAAACCGCGCTGATGGAAGAAGGCCAGGGGACTGCCCGTGACATTGTGGAATCTCAGGACCGCCTGATCACGGCACGCGACTTGGTTGTTTCGACCTTGATTGACCACGTGATCGCCCGTCTGCAGCTGTGGAGTGACATGGGAGTCCTCTACATTGAGAAAGACGGCTCATGGGTGGACGTATTGAATAAAGAAAAACCGAAGGGAGAGTCATGAAGAAGGTGAAGTCTAAAATCTGGATCTACGGAGGAGTCGCTGTGGCAGGGATCGCTGCAGTGAGTTACTTCACATCTGGTTCGACCCGGCAGGCCGACGATGTGCCAACTTTCTCCGTCCAAAAAGGGCGGTTGCAGATCAATGTGCTCCAAGGCGGGGAGATCCGCGCGTTGCAGAACTTTGAACTGAAATCAGAAATCGAAACACCGACGAAAATTCTCAGCCTGATTCCTGAGGGTTACTTGGTGACAGAAGAGGATGTGAAGGAAGGCAAGGTGCTGGTGGAACTGGATAACTCTGATCTGAAGACTCGGATTCAAGATCACGAGATCCAGTTTCAGACCACGGTGGCCTCTTACATTGATGCCGACGAAGGGCGTGAAATCCAGCGCAGTGAAAACCAGAGCCTGGTGCGTGACATGAAGGAGACGGCCATCTTTGCGCTGATGGACTTTGAAAAATACCTGGGCCGTGACTTGAGCATGAAGATTTTGGCGGATGCAGGTCTGCCAAAAGATGCGTCTGAATTTGATAAATTTGCCGATCAGCTTGAGTCTCAAGCGAACGCACAGTTGGAGGCTGGTGCCAAGGTCTCTGCGGTGGGCGAAGCCAAAAAAGACACGATGAACGCGCTGAAAAAGACGGTGGGCTCTGCTGAGTCTGAGCGCATTGATTTTTCGCCTTTCTTGGAAGGGCAAAAAAGCGGCGATGGTGAGGCCCAACAAAAGCTCCGTCAATTGGAAGACGAGCTGCTGCTGCGTAAGTCGGAGCTGGCGGTGGCCAAGCAGAAAGTGGAGGCCTCTCAACGCCTGGCTTCACGGGATTTCATCTCCAAGACTCAGTTGGAAAATGACCAAGTGAACTTTGAAAAAGTGTCTTTGGCAGGGAAGACCGCGAGCACGGAACTGGATCTGTTTAAGAAGTATGCGTTCTCGAAGATGTGCGCGCAGTTGGTCTCGGCCTACCGCGAAAGTCTGACGAAGCTGCAGCGCACGGTGCGGGCGAACCGCTCCAAAATGGCGCAGGCGGAAACGCGTTTTCAGACGGCGAAACGTCGTTACGAAATGGAGTTGGCCAAAAAAGAGGACTTAGATCGCCAGCTCAAGGCCTGCATGATGCGTGCGGTGCAGCCTGGTCTGGTAGCTTACGGAGATCTGAACGCCAGTGCTGCTGCGCGTTACAGTGAGTCCATTGAAGAAGGCAGCAATGTGCGCTTTCGCCAAACGGTGCTGACCATTCCAAATATGTCGCAGATGGGCGTCCACGTGAATGTCCACGAATCTCAGGTAAAGAAGGTCCGCATCGGCCAGCCAGCCTTGATCAAGGTGGATGCTGAGCCGGGCATCGTGCTGGAAGGACGTGTGGCTGAACTTGCCGTGCTACCCGATTCCAGCAGCAGCCGCTACACGCCTAACTTGAAGGTGTATCCTGCCTCCATCCATATTTTGGGCACGCATCCTTGGATGAAGCCGGGCATGAATGCGAAGGTGGAAATCCTGGTGGATCAACTGGCGGACGTGATGTTTGTGCCAGTGCAGAGCATCGAGGTGGAGAATGATCACCACTTCTGCTACGTGAATGAAAGCGGCAGTCTGGAGCGCCGCTCTGTGGAGACAGGATTGTTCAACGATGAGTTCATCGAGGTCCGCACGGGGCTGCAACTGGGCGAACTGGTGGCGCTGTCTCTGCCGAAGAAACTGGTGCCGGAAAACAAACCCGGTGGTCCTAGCCCAGGCATGTCTGAGGACCCCGTGGCTCCGGCTAAACCGAAGGGGCAGGGCAAAGCCAAGCCGAAAGATGTGGCCGCCGTGAAGTGACACATGTCTGAGCCGATCATCAGTCTGCGGGATATCCGCAAGTCCTACCAGATGGGAGATGTCCTGAGCCATGTGCTCCAAGGGGTGTCCTTTGACATCCATCGCGGAGAGTATGTCTGCATCATGGGGCCCTCTGGCTGTGGTAAATCCACCCTGCTGAATGTCCTGGGCTGTCTGGACCAGCCGACGAGTGGGGATTACTTCCTAGGTGGCGAGAATGTGGCGACTCTGAATGATGACGATCTCTCCGCTGCACGAAATCGGAACCTGGGGTTTATTTTCCAGAGCTACAATCTCATCCAGCAATTGACCGTGGTGGAGAACATCTCGGTCCCCATGTACTACGGCGGGGCGGATGACGCGAAGATGCGGGAGGTGGCCGAAAAGCTGGCAACGCAGGTGGGCCTGGGACATCGCCTTTACCACAAGCCCAATGAACTTTCCGGCGGGCAGCAGCAGCGTGTGGCCATCGCCCGTGCTCTCTCCAACAGCCCGCTGATGATCTTGGCCGATGAGGCCACGGGGAACCTGGACTCCAAATCTGGGCAGGAGATCCTGGCTCTGTTTGATGAACTGAATGAGCAGGGGAAGACCCTGGTCTTTGTGACGCATGATGAACGCATGGTGGAGCGCTGCACGCGCATCATCCGTCTGCGAGATGGGGTGGTGGAAAAGGATGAGCGTGGAGCAAAGGCGCGAAACTAAAGGCAAGGGGCATTTAGGGCACTGCGTGCAGAGGCCAGCGGGGTGTGTGTAAACAATTTGTTTCTGCGGGCTTTCGCATTGCGCGTTTGATTATAAATACTATAATTAAGGGCGCATGATGCTTCGTCTCCTCATTTGGTCCATCTTTTCTGGCCTCGCCCTGGCGGGTGGATTGATGGCGCATAAGGAGGGGAAGCTGACGGCGTGGAACCTGTGGTTCAAGGAATGGCTAAGTGGCGAAGACAAAACCTATTCTGGGGTTCGCTTTGAGGTGGATCTGGTGGATCGGCTGAACTTTGTCCGGATCGGTGTGCGACAACCACTGCTGAAGGTGGATGTGGAATTGGAGGCTTGGCTGGAGAAGGAATTCCCCACCATGGTTCTGGATGATGCCACGCGGATCTCTGAACTGGTGCAGTCCCAAGCGCCTCGCTATCTGCGTGTGTCCGTGTGCACGGCCAGCGGCCCGACTTTGCGCTCTTTGCTGGATCAATACCATGACTTTGGCCAAAGCATCGGAGGGGAGATGACTCACCTCGCCTGTGCGGTGCGAGAATCCGCCGGAGGGCTGATGCATCAGTCTTTATTGATCGTGGGGCAGAGGCTGGAAGACTTCAGTCCTGAGGTGATGGCGAGCAGCAAAGAGGAGGCTTTTTTCAGCACCTGCCCGCATTGCCAGCACCCGCACATCGTGCGCATCTCACGCCAGCAAAACAGTCTGGGGCTGGAGTGTCCCCAATGCCGACGTACCTATGCAGTCGTGGCCACGGATGCCGACGGGCACTATCGTTTCGTGAATGAGTTTTTGACGGGCTACGCACCCCCTGCGGTTTTTTCAAAAGATGATTCGAGAGTGCATGAGCTTTTCACCATCTGGGCTGCGGTGCATGCCAACTGTGTCTATACCAAAGATCCGGGAAGTAAGAAAGCGGCCACGGATGCCTGGCAGACCAGTCTGGACACACAGCGAAAAGGCCAGGGAGACTGCGAAGATTCGGCCATTTTTTTGTGTGACTGGCTGCTCTCACGTGGCTTTCAGGCACGGGTGGCGCTGGGGCGCTATGGGGATCTCGGCGGCCATGCCTGGGTGGTGGTGAAGCTAGACGATAAGGAGTATCTGCTGGAGTCCACCGAAGGGCGGCCAGATCCCTCCAATCCACCGCTAGTCTCGCGGGTGGGGAGCCGATATGTGCCGGAAATCATGTTTGATCGTTACGCTCTTTACGTTCATTCCACGCCAGGGCAGGCCTGGAAGGGGGACTACTGGTCCACCAAAATTTGGACGCGAGTGGAACCGCGTAGCTTGAAGGCGCGTCTTCAGACAGCAGCGGGTAAAGAGGGGGAGGCTAACCCTCCGGAAGCGAACCAGCGAGTGGCCCGGGCGAGCCGCCCAAACCCGGCGTCAGCCCCCTTTGTCGAGCTGAAGGAAATCCCCAAAGATGCGTCTATCTGGCAGATGCCTTTATCTCTAGGTCAGGAAAAGCTTGGCAAGGAACCTCCTCGCTAAGGTGAAGATGCGTGAACTTAACTCAGGAAACGCTCTTGAAGCGTATTTTGCCTTGAGCGTTTGCACGCTTGCAGCTAACTCGCACCAAGACAGAGGCGTGCCGCCTCGTATCTTGACCTCTTTCCAAAATCGCAAACCCCCATCCCACTAAAAACAGCCATGGCAGTCGTCTCCAAAGGTCTTGAAGGAATCGTCGCAGCAGAAACCCGTCTCGGGGAAGTGAAGGGTGCAGAAGGCATCCTTTTTTATTGCGGATACGACATCAACGAACTCGCCGGCAAGGTCAGCTACGAAGAGGTTGTCTATTTGTTGTTTTACCAAAAGCTGCCTAACCGCGCGGAGTTGGAGAAGCTGACGACGGCTCTCCGGGCTGAGCGTGAGCTGCCTCAGGGCGTGATTGATTACTTGCTGGCTGCGCCTAAAAAGGCCAAGCCGATTGACATCATGCGCACAGCCGTTTCCATGCTGGGTAGCTATGAGCTGAAGCGTCACGATGTGGATGTGAGTGAGAACCTCGCCACGGCAATTCGTCTCGTCTCACAGATCGGCGTTGTCGCTGCCTACTTCCACCGCGCTCGCACGGGCAAGGAACTGCCACCGATCCGCAAGGATCTCAGCGAGGCCGCTCATTTCCTTTACCTGATGACAGGTGAGGTGCCGAGTAAGGAGGCTGAGAAGACACTGGATGTGGCCTACGTGCTGCATGCTGAGCACGGCTTCAATGCCTCCACTTTCACCGCTCGCGTGGTAGCCTCCACGCTCAGCGACATGTATTCTGCCATCAGCGCTGCGATCGGTGCCCTCAAAGGTCCTCTTCACGGCGGTGCCAATGAAGGCGTGATTCACATGCTGGAAGAGATTGGCAGCCCTGACAATGTGGACTCTTGGGTGGAAGACGCACTGGCTCAGAAGAAGAAGATCATGGGCATCGGCCACCGCGTGTACAAGGTCCTCGACCCCCGCGCTCCGCACCTCCGCGAGATGGCCATCCAGCTCACGGCCCAGCTTGGCGAAGCGAAGTGGATCCAGATGTCTGAGCGCATCGCTGAGATCATGCGCGAGCGGAAGGGCCTGAATGCGAACGTGGATTTCTACAGCGCGACCGTGTATTACAGCCTGGATATCCCGACAGATCTTTTCACCCCGATCTTCGCCATCGCTCGCATGAGCGGCTGGACTGCTCACGTGCTGGAGCAGTGGAGCGAAAACCGCTTGTTCCGCCCCTTGAGCGAATACGTCGGTCGTCCGTACGGTCAGAAGGTCGTGCCGATTGACGAGCGTTAATCACGACGATTCCATTCCATGACCACCCGGTATTTGCTGGGTGGTCTTTTTTATGGATATTAGTAATTCGTGTGGAAATTTCACTTGGGAGATGGGGTCAATCGCTTAGATTGAATGAGGTATTATGATCCCTCTAGCGCCCAGCCATCATGTGTTTGTCGATTTCGAGAATGTGCATGAGCTGGACCTGTCTTTGGTGGGACGTCGGGGATTCCAATTTACTTTGATGATGGGAGCCAAGCAGACCAAGCTGGGCGTGGAAGTGGTGGAAAAGCTTTTGCAACATTCGGAAGCCGTCCAGATCATCCGCCTGCAATCCATCGGGAAGAATGCACTCGATTTTGCTCTGTCTTACTATGTGGGGCAGGCGGTGCTGAGCTACCCTGGGGGCCAGTATCACATTGTCTCTAAAGATACTGGGTATGATCCGCTGGTTCAGCATTTGCGCAGCCGACAGGTGGCTGTTTCGCGGCATGATGACTTTCGTAATCTCATCGAATCACACCCTGAGACGCCCATGGTGCATCCGGAGGTCGTTAAAACCAGCGTGGTCGAAAAGGTGCCCGCAACAAAACTCAATGGAGCGGAATTGGAGCCGGTGATTCATGTGGCGAAAAAAGTTTCCTCACCCAAACCTGTCGGGACGGAATTTGAGCGTGTAGTTACCTTTCTGAGGGGGACGGCAAGCCGACCGAAACGGGAAAAGACTTTGCTGAATCATTTGGCGGCCTTCATGAAAAAAGAGGTCAACAGCCCTGAAATTCCCAAGATGATCCAGCGGCTGATCCAAAGCGGGCGAGTGAAAATGGATACTCAAAGGGCGCTGACCTATCATTTTTAGATTCAGCTGCATCGGCGAAGGCAAATGTTGGTTGACGTTTGTGAGTAATCACTTACAATGTGTCGCCATGCCTCCTGCTTCTACAAATCCGCGTCTGCCCAGCGATGAGCGGCGTGGGGGCATTTTGGATGCAGCTCTGCGGGTGTTTGCGGAGCGCGGATTTCACGGGGCGACGACGAAGGAATTGGCGAAGGCGGCGGGCGTTTCGGAGGCGCTGATGTTTCGCCACTTTCCGACCAAGGAGGATCTCTACATCGCTCTGCAAGCCCATTGCTGCCAAGCCAAGGCAGGAGAGAAGGCTGAGATGCTGGGGCAATTGGAAGATTCCACAGCTTCGTTGGTCACTCTGGTACATTACATGATGGCGAAGATGCTGCGTCCCGTATCCGCAGTGCCGGAGGCCGAGCAGGCTCTGCATCGTTTGCTGGCCAATAGCATCATCGAAGATGGAAACTTTGCCCGGGGATTCATGCAGCGCGTAGGCCGTGAATTTATTCAAAAAATGGAATCTTGCTTGGCGGTGGCTCAGGCTGCGGGTGATGCTGAATCTTCTCCATTGCAGGGAAACGTCGGCGCGTGGTTTGTGCAGCACTTTGCGGCGATGCTGATGCTGAATGAAATGCCGGGACGTCCCGTGGTGGAACTGGAAATGGAGCGCGCTGCGCAGGTGGAGCAGGCGGTCTGGTTTGCCCTGCAAGGCCTAGGACTGAAGGCCGAGGCCATTCGTCGAAATTATCACCCGCAGGCGTTTGCCCTGCTGATGAGCTGATGTTTTTTTGAATTTGTATAGAAGTAAGCACTCACTCCGAAATGATTAAACCTGTATCTTTTTATGACGACTGATTCTCCCTCCCTCTCCAGCGTGCGTTCTCGTGGCCTGCCGTGGTTTCCCATTGCCACCATCTTGCTGGGCGTGGTTGCTGTTTTCTACATTCGCTCGCTCCCAGAGTTTGAGCGGAATCTCAAAAGCTGGCTCACGGCGGCAATCCCGCTTTTGGTGGTGATCCTGAACTGCCTGTGGTTCGTCTTCACTCCGCGCTTTTCCTGGCGTACTCGGCTCACCGGCCTGGCTGGGCTGCTGATTCTAGGTGGGGTGGCCAAATGGACGACGCGGGTGGACGGTACGCTGGATGGCACGGGGGTACCAAACATCGTGTGGAAGTGGTCTAAATCCGAGGGGCCCTCCGTGGCCAAGGTCAAGGTGGCGGAAGCTGCGGAAGGCTGGACGCCCGATGCAGCGATGCTGGCCCAGTCGGCCGATGTGCCGCAGTTCTTTGGCCCGAATCGAGATGGAAGAGTCACGGGGGCCAAGCTGGCTGGAGATTGGAAGGCGGTAACGCCAAAGGAGCTGTGGCGTCAGCCGATCGGCCTGGGGTGGTCTGCCTATGCAGTGGTGCAGGGCCGGGCCTACACGCAGGAGCAGCGGAGTGAGGAAGAGTTGGTCACGTGCTATGATCTCTTCACAGGCAAGCTGCTGTGGTCCTATGCGGACCCGGTGCGCTTTTCCCAATGGCAGAGTGGAGATGGCCCCCATGCCACGCCGACGATACATGAGGGACGGGTCTATGCCTATGGGGCCACAGGGCTGCTGAACTGTCTGAATGCCACCACGGGCAAGCCCATCTGGCAGCGCTCCGTCCTGGGTGAGAACAAGCTAGAAAACATCGAGTGGGGGGTGAGTTGCTCCCCCTTGATCGTGGATGACAAGGTGGTGGTGACGGGCGGTCAAACGAAGGGGCCCGTGCTGTTTGCTTATAAACTCGATACGGGTGAGTTGGCCTGGAAAGCGGGCGATGACCAGGCCTGCTACTCCTCACCCCTGCTCGCTACTTTGGCGGGAAAACGGGTGGTCTTGAGCAACAATGTGCGCTCTTTGACCGCGTATGATCCTGCCAGTGGCGCGGTGCTGCTGGATTACGAATGGGGCGGCACGAATTGGCCCAAGGCTTCGCAACCCTTGGTGTTAGGCCAGGATCGGGTATTTCTTTCGGCTGGTTACGGCATGGGCTGCCAGATGTTGGAAATCAAGGCAGCGGCCGATGGCTCTTTAGCGGCTACTCAACTGTGGGCGGGCATGAAGATGAAGACGCAGTTCAATAGCCCAGCGGTCCGGGAAGGTCATGCCTACGGCCTGGATGACGGGCGGCTGGCCTGCGTGGATCTGGCTACGGGGGAACGCCTGTGGAAAGAGGGGCGTTTTGCCTCCGGTCAGAGCTTGCTGGTGGATGATTTAGTCATCATCCAGAGCGAAAGCGGCCCGGTGCATCTCGCTGCGGCGAAACCTGCTGGCTTTGAGGAACTGGGCAAGATCGGTGCGCTGAGCAGCAAGACCTGGAACCACCCGACGCTGGCGGGGCGCTACCTGCTGGTGCGCAATGATCGCGAGGCGGTTTGCTATGAGCTGCCCTTGGCGAAGTGAAGGCGGGAGGTGCTTCGTGTACTTTCGCCAGATGTCCGGCATCCCCCTAAAGTGGGGTGTCGGCGGCAGTGAAATGTCTCGTCAGGGAGCGTTGGTTTCATCACACTGAGACTCACCTGGACATGACACGCGCCCTTCCATTCCTTTTCCTTCCTGGCCTGCTGCTGGCGGCCGATCCTGCGGACGACGCGAAAAACGCCGCCCAAAATGACTCGACACCTGTGCCAAAGGTGAGCCCGCTGGTGAAGTGGACCTTTGAGGGCAAGGAGCCAGGCGAACTGAAAGGCAAGGCAACCATCGAGCCCACGGGACCGCAGAAGCCGATCTATCCCGTTTTTGAAAAGGGCAATAAAGCCGCTGTCTTCACGGGCAAGGATAGCTTCATCCAGGTCAAGGAAACCGACCTGCCGGAAACGAATCTGCGTTTCGTCCAGGGAGACACGATCAGCATCGAAGCCTGGGTGAATGCGGAAGACTTGGCTAACGGGAAGTATGTTTACCTGATCGGTAAGGGACGAAATAAGTCGGACAAATTCACGGCTGAAAATCAGAACTGGGCGCTACGCCTGAAAGGTGAGGATGGTGAGGCGCGGCCTTGTTTCCTTTTCCGCAGCCGCAATAAGGCGGGAGCTGAAAACTATCACCGCTGGGTCTCCAAAGAAGGTTTCAATCCAGGTTCTGGCTGGCATCACGTGGCCGTGACCTACACATTCGGCAAGCCGGAGACCATGAAGGCTTATGTGGATGGCAAGAAAACGAGCGGGGGTGTGTGGGACATTGCTGGCAAGACCACCGAGCCACCTGTGAGTGATGCGGACGATGTGATGATCGGCACTGGTTATGGTGGCGGTGCAGGCAATACCCTGACGGGGGCCCTGGATGAGATCGCAGTTTATCGTGAAGTGCTTCCTGAGGTGCTGCTGGCGCAGCGTTACCAGTTCCAACCGCCACCGCCGCCGATTGATGCCAAGAAGCTGCCCAAGGGCCGAGTGCTGGTGCAGATCTGTGAGGACGGTGTGCCGCCAAAGAATTCGTGGCCTGCGCTGCCACCCGCCCCGACGGAGACTTACACGCTGGATGTCTTTGGCCTGTCCGAGGTGCCGCAGAAGTATGTGGAAACTGGGGTGCGTGGGGACCGCCCCATCCCTTATCTCATCCGTGCAGCCTCGGTGGTGAAGCTGCCTGCGGGCAAGCATCGCCTCCTGGTGCGTGGCCGTAGCGCGACCCGTCTGGTCATTGATGGCAAGCCTTTCCTGGATCTGCCTTTTGCTAAATCTGACACGGGTGGCCATGGTCGGGTTTCTGAGCAGGATGAGTACCTGAACTTGGGGCCCGACTTCCGCTTTGCCCCTCCTGGTACGCAGGAAATGTGGGCGGAGTTTGAAACCAAGGGCGGCGAGCATCTTTTTGTCATCGAGAGCATGATCGGCGGTGTGGTGGGCTCTTCCAAAAAACGCCCAGAAACGGGTGAGACC
This is a stretch of genomic DNA from Prosthecobacter dejongeii. It encodes these proteins:
- a CDS encoding PQQ-binding-like beta-propeller repeat protein, which produces MTTDSPSLSSVRSRGLPWFPIATILLGVVAVFYIRSLPEFERNLKSWLTAAIPLLVVILNCLWFVFTPRFSWRTRLTGLAGLLILGGVAKWTTRVDGTLDGTGVPNIVWKWSKSEGPSVAKVKVAEAAEGWTPDAAMLAQSADVPQFFGPNRDGRVTGAKLAGDWKAVTPKELWRQPIGLGWSAYAVVQGRAYTQEQRSEEELVTCYDLFTGKLLWSYADPVRFSQWQSGDGPHATPTIHEGRVYAYGATGLLNCLNATTGKPIWQRSVLGENKLENIEWGVSCSPLIVDDKVVVTGGQTKGPVLFAYKLDTGELAWKAGDDQACYSSPLLATLAGKRVVLSNNVRSLTAYDPASGAVLLDYEWGGTNWPKASQPLVLGQDRVFLSAGYGMGCQMLEIKAAADGSLAATQLWAGMKMKTQFNSPAVREGHAYGLDDGRLACVDLATGERLWKEGRFASGQSLLVDDLVIIQSESGPVHLAAAKPAGFEELGKIGALSSKTWNHPTLAGRYLLVRNDREAVCYELPLAK